One window of Nicotiana tomentosiformis chromosome 11, ASM39032v3, whole genome shotgun sequence genomic DNA carries:
- the LOC104098963 gene encoding cytochrome b-c1 complex subunit 9-like — protein sequence MEGTSARRSGGGVMEGFYRLIMRRNSVYVTFVIAGALLGERAVDYGVHKLWEMNNVGKRYEDISVLGQRPAE from the exons ATGGAGGGGACATCAGCTAGAAGAAGCGGTGGTGGCGTTATGGAAGGATTTTACAGACTTATTATGCGCCGTAACTCTGTCTATGTTACCTTTGTCATCGCCGGCGCTTTACTCGGCGAACGG GCGGTGGATTATGGGGTTCATAAGCTCTGGGAGATGAACAATGTTGGG AAGCGTTATGAGGATATTTCAGTTTTGGGACAGCGACCTGCTGAATAA